A genomic stretch from Bradyrhizobium sp. 195 includes:
- a CDS encoding SDR family oxidoreductase, translating to MANPSSRYDLTGRTALVTGAGGLLGKQHVAALSEAGARVVVTDVGLAQAEAAFAALKQATPSADLIALEINVTSLDSVRAANDQLAGRGITVDILVNNAAIDPKVTSSPGVMHSSRFEAFPVPQWQTEIAVGLTGAMLCAQVFGGAMAKRGRGAILNIASDLGVIAPDQRLYRQPQVTREEEQPVKPVTYSVIKHGLIGLTKYLATYWADHGVRVNAISPGGVFNNQDPAFVERLTRLIPMGRMADVDEYRAAVQFLCSDASSYMTGQNLVMDGGRSVW from the coding sequence ATGGCAAACCCCTCCTCCCGCTACGACCTGACCGGACGGACCGCGCTCGTGACGGGCGCCGGCGGCCTGTTGGGCAAGCAGCACGTCGCAGCGCTCAGCGAAGCCGGCGCACGCGTGGTCGTCACCGACGTCGGACTGGCGCAGGCCGAAGCTGCCTTCGCGGCGCTGAAGCAGGCCACGCCTTCAGCCGATCTGATCGCGCTCGAGATCAACGTCACCTCGCTCGACTCGGTGCGCGCCGCAAACGATCAGCTCGCCGGCCGCGGCATCACCGTCGACATCCTCGTCAACAACGCCGCGATCGACCCGAAGGTGACGTCGAGCCCTGGCGTCATGCACTCCTCGCGCTTCGAGGCGTTCCCGGTGCCGCAATGGCAGACCGAAATCGCAGTCGGCCTGACCGGGGCGATGCTGTGTGCGCAGGTGTTCGGCGGCGCGATGGCCAAACGCGGCCGCGGCGCGATCCTCAACATCGCCTCCGATCTCGGCGTGATCGCGCCGGACCAGCGGCTGTACCGCCAGCCACAGGTGACGCGCGAAGAGGAACAGCCGGTGAAGCCCGTGACGTACTCGGTGATCAAGCACGGCTTGATCGGGTTGACGAAATATCTGGCGACCTACTGGGCCGATCACGGCGTGCGCGTCAACGCGATCTCGCCGGGGGGCGTCTTCAACAACCAGGACCCGGCCTTCGTCGAACGACTGACGCGCCTGATCCCCATGGGCCGCATGGCCGATGTCGACGAATACCGCGCGGCTGTGCAGTTCCTCTGCTCGGATGCCTCGAGCTACATGACGGGACAAAATCTCGTCATGGATGGTGGGCGGAGCGTCTGGTAA
- a CDS encoding acyltransferase family protein gives MDYRPEIDGLRAIAVLSVIFFHAGLDAIPGGYLGVDIFFVISGYLITSIISAEMEDGRFTFAAFYERRARRILPALIVVLLACVPFVLIFMLPREVTEFSKSVIAVCAFVSNVFFWAQSGYFDRAAELKPLLHTWSLGVEEQFYLLFPILLMGALRFGRKRAGMLFVAIAVASIAYAQWGPQSKEATFYLMPSRLWELLIGALLALWPVTKLRAELPNMTLDIFVVIGIGLIGYGLLDHGDVRYPDLRALPAVLGAGLVIAFAAARTTTGKLLGSRGPVAIGLISYSAYLWHQPVFVFARLNGFNRPNVGIAFCLTALSLVLATLTYRFVEQPARDRKRLRMPALIALCSFGMFGLAGAGTFAIATNGFEKQSLYFSSNDTRRLYELLERNTGGDFMRDMGSDGDCVFWTSQLEPAEWSRLIDCSKRYGPATVVLGDSHAMNIYNALFRNNYGKFVVGLVGPGCRPWARIPECPYVTFDKFLEAHREVVETVILHFSGSHLVVDEHNRQEPEDVMRFGGRYHFNERPIAMTIDYLQALSKMTRTIWLGPFVESRMDFRDFESMKRVARGGFHLNPATVDIFSTLDKHLRDKTSLPPRNFQYISFFDVIDQDARGLLDGDCLMYRDSDHLSVCGERIVGKNLKPVLLKYTTTGR, from the coding sequence GTGGACTATCGCCCAGAAATTGATGGCCTTAGGGCAATTGCCGTTCTCTCGGTTATTTTCTTCCACGCCGGACTGGACGCGATTCCAGGCGGCTATCTCGGCGTAGACATATTCTTCGTCATCAGCGGCTATCTGATCACGTCCATCATCAGCGCGGAGATGGAGGACGGCAGATTCACATTTGCCGCGTTTTACGAAAGGCGAGCCCGAAGGATATTGCCGGCGCTCATCGTCGTCTTGCTGGCCTGCGTTCCCTTCGTTCTCATCTTCATGCTTCCGCGCGAGGTGACGGAATTCTCGAAAAGCGTGATCGCGGTGTGCGCGTTCGTGTCGAATGTGTTCTTCTGGGCGCAGAGTGGCTACTTCGACAGGGCTGCCGAACTGAAGCCGCTGCTGCATACCTGGAGTCTCGGTGTCGAAGAGCAATTCTACCTGCTTTTCCCCATTCTCCTGATGGGCGCCTTGCGATTTGGCCGCAAGCGAGCGGGCATGCTGTTTGTCGCAATTGCGGTGGCGAGTATTGCCTATGCCCAATGGGGCCCTCAGAGCAAGGAGGCTACCTTCTATCTAATGCCAAGCCGCCTCTGGGAGCTGCTGATTGGCGCCCTTCTGGCCTTATGGCCGGTGACGAAATTGAGGGCTGAACTGCCCAATATGACGCTCGACATCTTCGTTGTCATCGGCATCGGACTTATCGGCTACGGCCTCCTCGACCACGGCGACGTCCGATACCCCGATTTGCGCGCTCTGCCTGCCGTGCTCGGAGCCGGCCTCGTCATCGCGTTCGCCGCTGCACGGACGACGACAGGCAAGTTGCTCGGAAGCCGCGGTCCCGTCGCAATCGGGCTCATCAGCTACAGCGCCTATCTGTGGCATCAGCCGGTATTCGTTTTCGCGAGATTGAACGGCTTCAACCGGCCAAATGTCGGCATTGCCTTCTGCCTGACAGCGCTCTCTCTCGTGCTGGCCACCTTGACCTATCGTTTCGTCGAGCAGCCGGCCAGAGATCGCAAGCGGCTGAGAATGCCGGCGCTGATTGCCCTTTGCTCGTTTGGAATGTTCGGCCTCGCCGGCGCCGGCACCTTCGCGATCGCCACGAATGGCTTCGAGAAGCAGAGCCTTTACTTCAGCAGCAACGATACCCGCCGTCTCTACGAACTGCTCGAGCGCAATACCGGTGGCGATTTCATGCGCGACATGGGCTCGGACGGCGATTGCGTGTTCTGGACTTCCCAACTGGAGCCCGCGGAATGGAGCCGGCTCATTGATTGTTCGAAAAGATACGGGCCCGCGACCGTTGTTCTCGGCGATTCCCACGCGATGAACATCTACAATGCACTATTCAGGAACAACTACGGCAAATTCGTCGTTGGCTTGGTTGGTCCTGGATGTCGACCCTGGGCCAGGATTCCTGAATGTCCCTATGTCACCTTCGATAAGTTCTTGGAGGCTCATCGCGAGGTCGTCGAAACGGTCATACTGCATTTCTCCGGATCCCACCTCGTGGTCGACGAACATAACCGGCAGGAGCCCGAAGATGTGATGAGATTTGGAGGCAGGTACCATTTCAACGAACGCCCGATCGCCATGACGATCGACTACCTGCAAGCCCTGTCCAAAATGACCAGGACAATCTGGCTGGGTCCGTTTGTCGAATCGAGAATGGACTTCCGCGACTTTGAAAGCATGAAACGGGTCGCGCGCGGTGGATTTCATCTCAATCCCGCGACGGTGGACATCTTCTCGACCCTCGACAAGCACCTCCGAGACAAGACCAGCCTGCCACCCCGGAACTTTCAGTACATATCGTTCTTCGATGTCATCGATCAGGACGCACGAGGACTGCTGGACGGTGATTGCCTGATGTATCGGGATTCCGACCATCTCAGCGTCTGTGGGGAGCGCATCGTCGGGAAAAACCTCAAACCAGTCCTTCTGAAATACACGACCACTGGACGCTAA